TGGCAATGCGCCCGGCAACGAACAACCAGTCCGACAAACGGTTCAGGTATTTCACTGCCGATTCGTTGACCCCTTCGATCGTCGACAGGGCAACGGTTTCGCGTTCTGCGCGCCGTGCCACTGTACGGCACAGGTGGAAATGTGCCGCCAATGCCGATCCCCCGGGCAGAATGAAACTGCGCAACGGCGTCAGATCTGCGTTCATCGCGTCTATCTCGCGTTCCAGCCGGTCCACCTGCGACGGGATCATGCGCAGCGGGGTGTATTCGGCGTCCTTGTCGCGTTCCATATCGGGGCGGCACAGGTCCGCGCCCAGATCAAACAGATCGTTCTGAATGCGTGACAAGGCGTCCACCAGATCGCCGCTGGCATGCAGCCGTGCCAGACCCAGCGTTGCGTTCAACTCGTCTACAGTGCCATAGGCGGTCACACGTTGCGAATGCTTGGCCACGCGCGCACCATTTCCCAGCGCGGTTTCGCCGGAA
Above is a window of Roseinatronobacter sp. S2 DNA encoding:
- a CDS encoding cob(I)yrinic acid a,c-diamide adenosyltransferase, which codes for MVVLNKIYTRTGDSGETALGNGARVAKHSQRVTAYGTVDELNATLGLARLHASGDLVDALSRIQNDLFDLGADLCRPDMERDKDAEYTPLRMIPSQVDRLEREIDAMNADLTPLRSFILPGGSALAAHFHLCRTVARRAERETVALSTIEGVNESAVKYLNRLSDWLFVAGRIANNNGADDILWVPGANR